In Alteribacter lacisalsi, a genomic segment contains:
- a CDS encoding YokU family protein, translating to MKCNWCETEKALHSLESAYWELPDGSRAVEITQVPSIKCNNCGMIYIEEKQIAEIEDQFMLINTNNLGMVFSYKTLMDQPRFLKRNYFNFDR from the coding sequence ATGAAATGTAACTGGTGCGAAACGGAAAAAGCCTTACACAGTCTTGAATCAGCCTACTGGGAGCTTCCCGATGGAAGCAGAGCTGTAGAGATTACCCAGGTCCCTTCCATTAAATGTAACAATTGCGGCATGATTTATATTGAAGAAAAACAGATTGCAGAGATAGAGGACCAGTTCATGCTGATTAATACCAATAATCTAGGAATGGTTTTTTCCTATAAAACACTGATGGATCAGCCTCGTTTTTTAAAGAGAAATTATTTTAACTTCGACCGGTAA
- the acsA gene encoding acetate--CoA ligase: MNNYEETKQNFDWNQVKESFSWNKTGQVNLAHEAIDRHVENGLGNKPALLYSDAERDETLTFRQLRDLSNQAGNMFSELGVEKGDRVFIFMPRSPELYVSLLGAIKVGAVVGPLFEAFMKDAVKARLEDSEAKVLVTTPDLLPRVPLDELPHLEKVVIVGDEVAAGEKFVSYFEKMTAASKESAVKWVDLEDGMILHYTSGSTGKPKGVYHVHNAMLQHYQTAKWVLDLKEDDTYWCTADPGWVTGTSYGIFGPWLNGVTNVVRGGRFSPSDWYETIEKYGVTVWYSAPTAFRMLMAADPNIKEQYDLSSLRHILSVGEPLNPEVVRWGNEVFDLRIHDTWWMTETGAMVICNYPSEPIKPGSMGKPFPGIEAAIINDHGEELPPNEMGNLAVKAGWPSMMRKVWKNEEKYNEYFAIEGWYVSGDTAYRDEDGYFWFQGRNDDVINTAGERVGPFEIESKLVEHRAVAEAGVIGKPDPVRGHIIKAFVSLREGYSEDDELKEEIQQFIKKELSAHAMPREIEFKDKLPKTRSGKIMRRVLKAWELGEPAGDLSTMED; encoded by the coding sequence ATGAACAATTACGAAGAAACAAAGCAGAATTTCGACTGGAACCAGGTCAAAGAATCTTTTTCCTGGAACAAAACAGGGCAAGTTAACCTTGCTCATGAAGCAATTGACCGTCACGTGGAAAACGGACTGGGTAACAAACCTGCTCTTTTGTATTCCGATGCTGAGCGCGATGAAACGTTAACTTTTCGCCAGCTCCGTGACCTTTCAAACCAGGCAGGCAACATGTTCAGTGAACTTGGCGTTGAAAAAGGTGATCGTGTTTTCATTTTTATGCCTCGATCGCCGGAACTGTATGTTTCCCTTCTCGGTGCCATTAAAGTTGGTGCTGTAGTCGGTCCTCTGTTTGAAGCATTCATGAAAGATGCTGTTAAAGCGAGACTAGAGGACAGTGAAGCAAAAGTGCTCGTAACAACGCCGGACCTCCTTCCCCGCGTCCCGCTTGATGAACTGCCCCATCTTGAGAAAGTCGTCATCGTTGGTGATGAGGTGGCCGCGGGTGAGAAATTTGTTTCCTACTTCGAAAAAATGACAGCGGCTTCAAAAGAATCCGCTGTCAAATGGGTAGATCTTGAAGACGGGATGATCCTCCATTATACATCCGGCTCCACCGGAAAACCCAAAGGCGTCTATCATGTCCATAACGCTATGCTTCAGCATTACCAGACAGCAAAATGGGTCCTGGACTTGAAGGAGGATGACACGTACTGGTGTACAGCCGATCCCGGCTGGGTGACCGGAACCTCCTACGGAATTTTCGGGCCCTGGCTAAACGGTGTGACCAACGTTGTACGCGGGGGGCGCTTTTCTCCTTCCGACTGGTATGAAACGATTGAAAAATACGGTGTAACCGTCTGGTACAGCGCTCCAACAGCATTCCGGATGCTGATGGCTGCGGATCCAAACATTAAGGAACAGTATGACCTCAGCTCACTCCGCCATATTTTAAGTGTAGGCGAGCCGCTGAATCCTGAAGTGGTCCGGTGGGGTAATGAAGTATTTGATCTGCGGATCCATGATACCTGGTGGATGACTGAAACCGGTGCTATGGTAATCTGCAACTATCCTTCCGAGCCGATTAAACCCGGCTCAATGGGTAAGCCTTTTCCAGGAATTGAAGCGGCAATCATAAATGACCACGGTGAAGAACTCCCGCCAAATGAAATGGGCAATCTTGCTGTTAAAGCCGGGTGGCCGTCAATGATGAGAAAAGTATGGAAGAATGAAGAGAAGTATAACGAATACTTTGCCATCGAAGGGTGGTATGTGTCGGGTGATACCGCCTACCGGGATGAGGACGGATATTTCTGGTTCCAGGGTCGTAACGATGATGTTATCAATACGGCAGGTGAGCGTGTCGGGCCATTTGAAATCGAGAGTAAACTGGTGGAACACCGGGCTGTGGCTGAAGCAGGCGTGATCGGCAAACCTGATCCTGTCCGCGGTCACATTATAAAGGCATTTGTATCCTTGCGGGAAGGGTACTCTGAGGATGATGAACTGAAAGAAGAAATTCAGCAGTTCATTAAAAAAGAGCTTTCTGCCCACGCCATGCCGCGGGAAATTGAGTTTAAGGATAAACTCCCTAAAACCCGAAGCGGAAAAATTATGCGCCGGGTACTGAAGGCCTGGGAGCTCGGTGAGCCGGCAGGTGACCTCTCCACGATGGAGGATTAA
- a CDS encoding peptidase — protein sequence MAQVKENVCKWIEGAEKEAVQFLQALIREPSTQMNEAGIQTIIAGKLEELGFHVDVWEPGGEALLNHPDFISPRESFRGSPNVAGVKKGEGGGRSLVLNGHVDVVPEGDLKDWSVDPYGGEFRDGRVYGRGSTDMKGGNAAMLLAAEALKSCGVSLKGDLIFHSVIEEESGGAGTLSAVLRGYTGDAAIIPEPTNMKIFPKQQGSMWFRICVKGKGAHGGTRYEGVSAISKAVSVLHELEKLEQIRNSRITDPLFSSVPIPVPINVGIIEGGDWPSSVPDLVKIEGRFGIAPDERADEAKKELEETIAALGNTDDWFRTHPAEVEWFGARWLPGSVDKDHPLLAILKSHFTDVTHCTPVVEASPWGTDGGLLTAAGNTPSVVFGPGVTSMAHYADEYIEVEKVITCAKILALTIMDWCGLSDEEERE from the coding sequence ATGGCGCAAGTAAAAGAAAATGTCTGCAAATGGATTGAAGGAGCAGAAAAGGAAGCCGTCCAGTTTCTGCAGGCGTTGATTCGTGAACCTTCCACTCAGATGAATGAAGCCGGTATTCAGACGATCATTGCCGGAAAGCTGGAGGAACTAGGCTTTCATGTTGATGTGTGGGAACCTGGGGGAGAGGCACTGCTCAATCACCCCGACTTTATCAGTCCAAGGGAGTCGTTTCGGGGGAGTCCAAATGTTGCAGGAGTAAAAAAAGGTGAAGGGGGCGGGCGCTCACTTGTCTTAAACGGCCATGTGGACGTGGTCCCGGAAGGAGATCTGAAAGACTGGTCAGTGGACCCATACGGAGGAGAGTTCAGAGACGGACGTGTCTACGGCAGAGGCTCGACTGATATGAAAGGGGGCAATGCCGCCATGCTCCTTGCAGCAGAGGCTCTGAAGTCGTGTGGGGTCTCTCTGAAAGGGGATCTTATTTTTCACAGTGTCATTGAAGAAGAAAGCGGCGGTGCAGGAACCCTTTCGGCTGTGCTGAGAGGCTATACCGGAGATGCGGCTATTATCCCGGAACCGACCAATATGAAAATCTTTCCTAAACAGCAAGGCTCTATGTGGTTCAGGATCTGCGTAAAAGGAAAAGGTGCACACGGAGGTACAAGGTATGAAGGGGTTAGTGCCATCAGTAAAGCAGTTAGCGTTCTTCACGAACTCGAAAAACTTGAGCAGATCCGAAACAGCCGGATTACCGATCCGCTTTTCTCTTCTGTCCCTATTCCGGTTCCCATTAACGTGGGCATAATTGAAGGGGGTGACTGGCCCTCATCTGTACCTGATCTGGTAAAAATCGAAGGCCGTTTCGGTATTGCACCGGACGAAAGAGCAGATGAGGCGAAAAAAGAGCTTGAAGAAACGATTGCGGCTCTTGGCAATACAGACGACTGGTTCCGAACCCATCCGGCCGAAGTGGAATGGTTTGGTGCACGCTGGCTGCCGGGTTCCGTCGACAAAGACCATCCCCTGCTTGCCATTCTGAAAAGCCATTTTACTGACGTTACACATTGTACGCCGGTTGTCGAGGCTTCTCCCTGGGGAACTGACGGGGGGCTCCTCACAGCCGCCGGTAACACACCGTCTGTCGTTTTTGGGCCAGGTGTCACGAGTATGGCGCATTATGCTGACGAATACATTGAAGTCGAAAAAGTTATTACCTGTGCCAAAATCCTTGCTTTGACGATTATGGACTGGTGCGGCCTGTCCGATGAGGAGGAACGGGAATGA
- a CDS encoding cell wall hydrolase, whose amino-acid sequence MKKWLAAGTFVLAAFLVPNNADASSGYTVQSGDTLWGISQKFGITVEELKANNGLADTMIYPGDTLVTGEAVRNDEKVDLLSRLVHSEARGEPYEGKVAVAAVVLNRIESGDFPDSMNEVIYETNGNSYAFEPVMNGSIYNEPDSESVRAAEEALNGYDPSNGALFFYNPDTATSDWVNRLTIDSRIGNHVFASN is encoded by the coding sequence ATGAAAAAATGGTTAGCAGCAGGAACATTCGTGTTGGCGGCATTTCTAGTGCCTAACAATGCCGATGCGTCTTCTGGATATACGGTCCAGAGCGGAGATACACTCTGGGGAATCAGTCAGAAGTTTGGCATAACAGTAGAAGAACTAAAAGCGAATAATGGTTTAGCAGATACAATGATTTACCCTGGTGACACGCTCGTCACAGGTGAAGCGGTCCGTAATGATGAGAAGGTCGATCTTCTTTCACGTCTCGTTCATTCTGAAGCAAGAGGCGAGCCTTATGAAGGGAAGGTTGCTGTAGCAGCAGTAGTGCTGAACCGCATTGAAAGCGGCGATTTCCCTGATTCCATGAACGAGGTTATTTACGAAACGAATGGGAACAGCTATGCATTCGAACCGGTAATGAACGGAAGCATTTACAATGAGCCGGATTCAGAATCTGTCCGTGCAGCGGAGGAAGCTCTGAACGGCTATGACCCGTCAAACGGGGCACTGTTCTTTTACAACCCTGATACTGCGACTTCAGACTGGGTAAACAGACTGACAATTGACAGCAGAATCGGGAACCACGTATTTGCATCCAACTAA
- a CDS encoding aldehyde dehydrogenase family protein: MKKKLFIGGEWQEAQEYQDLLSPYDGEKLAEIPVASETEADRAIAAAFHARKDMRKLPAHQRAEILYNVSRLIEENREEAARLIAVEAAKPLQTARTEVARSIMTYKFASEEARRLPNEMINMDAAPGGEGRIAYAVREPAGVAAAITPFNFPMNLVAHKLGPAVASGNTIVLKPASQTPLSAYFIAEQFEKAGLPKGALNVITGKGSVIGDKIVTDPRVSVVTFTGSPEVGIGLRNKAGLKKMTLELGSNSAVIIDKGVDVRSIADRLVLGAFAYQGQVCISLQRIYAHESVKDAVIEAMKEKADSLVYGHPLDEAADISSLISEGDCDRVMEWIREAENKGAEVCLGGERNGNTVLPTILADVPHDASVSCREVFGPVVHVNGFSDWQEAVDLVNDSDYGLQAGVFTNDMNKAFRASEELEAGGVLINDIPTFRVDHMPYGGVKNSGYGREGIKYAIQEMTEMKLVSFRKSE, from the coding sequence GTGAAAAAGAAGCTATTTATCGGTGGGGAATGGCAGGAGGCTCAGGAATATCAGGATCTGCTATCCCCTTATGACGGAGAAAAGCTTGCTGAAATTCCCGTGGCCTCAGAAACAGAAGCGGACCGTGCCATCGCAGCTGCGTTTCATGCGAGAAAAGACATGCGAAAACTGCCTGCACATCAGCGGGCTGAAATTTTGTACAATGTATCCCGGCTCATTGAAGAAAACCGGGAGGAAGCAGCCAGACTCATTGCAGTCGAAGCAGCAAAACCGCTTCAGACAGCCAGAACCGAAGTGGCAAGAAGTATCATGACCTATAAATTCGCAAGTGAGGAGGCCCGAAGGCTTCCAAACGAAATGATTAATATGGATGCGGCTCCTGGCGGTGAGGGAAGGATTGCCTATGCTGTGAGAGAGCCGGCTGGAGTGGCGGCAGCGATTACGCCATTTAACTTTCCGATGAACCTCGTAGCCCACAAGCTGGGGCCGGCTGTGGCAAGCGGAAATACGATCGTACTTAAACCGGCTTCCCAGACGCCTCTTAGTGCGTATTTCATCGCTGAACAATTCGAAAAAGCCGGGCTTCCCAAAGGTGCCCTGAATGTGATTACAGGAAAGGGGAGCGTGATTGGCGATAAGATAGTAACGGATCCCCGGGTAAGTGTAGTCACTTTTACCGGGAGCCCTGAAGTAGGTATCGGCCTCAGAAACAAAGCAGGTCTGAAAAAAATGACCCTCGAGCTTGGTTCCAACAGTGCTGTCATCATTGATAAAGGGGTGGATGTCCGGTCCATTGCCGACCGGCTTGTACTCGGGGCCTTTGCCTATCAAGGTCAGGTGTGTATTAGTCTGCAGCGAATTTACGCCCACGAGTCTGTTAAAGACGCGGTCATAGAGGCTATGAAAGAAAAAGCAGATAGTCTTGTTTACGGTCACCCTCTTGATGAAGCGGCAGACATCTCATCACTCATAAGCGAAGGGGATTGTGACCGGGTGATGGAATGGATAAGGGAGGCTGAAAACAAAGGCGCAGAAGTATGTCTTGGCGGTGAGAGAAATGGTAATACCGTTCTGCCCACCATTCTTGCTGATGTTCCCCATGACGCTTCCGTATCGTGCAGAGAAGTGTTCGGTCCTGTAGTCCATGTGAACGGGTTCAGTGACTGGCAGGAAGCCGTTGACCTTGTGAATGATTCAGATTACGGTCTGCAGGCAGGTGTATTTACAAATGATATGAACAAGGCTTTCAGAGCTTCTGAGGAACTGGAAGCAGGCGGTGTTCTCATAAATGATATACCTACATTCCGGGTGGATCACATGCCTTACGGTGGTGTTAAAAACAGCGGTTATGGAAGAGAGGGCATTAAGTATGCAATTCAGGAAATGACGGAGATGAAACTCGTATCCTTCCGCAAGAGTGAATAA
- the kamA gene encoding lysine 2,3-aminomutase, translated as MKMDLYKPARHWKDIELWKDVPEEKWNDWIWQLTNTIRTLEDLKKVINLTPEEEAGVKISTKTIPLNITPYYASLMNPDDPRCPIRMQSVPISKEIEKTKYDLEDPLSEDDDSPVPGLTHRYPDRVLFLVTNQCSMYCRYCTRRRFSGQIGMGVPKKQLDGAINYIASNPAIRDVLISGGDGLLINDQILEYVLKNLREIDHVEIIRIGTRAPVVFPQRITENLCNILKKYHPVWLNTHFNTSLEITEESKKACEMLADSGVPVGNQAVILAGINDSVGIMKKLMHDLVKIRVRPYYIYQCDLSEGIGHFRAPVSKGLEIIEGLRGHTSGYAVPAFVVDAPGGGGKITLQPNYLISQSHDKVVLRNFEGVITTYPEPKNYKPDTAEDYFYQQYEKKEEKRIGISALMNDEQSTIVPEGLERLNRRKSYEEQGDHRTLKDQREKRDQMKERKYLKEQKKYEDNSGKQEEA; from the coding sequence ATGAAAATGGATCTTTACAAACCTGCACGCCACTGGAAGGATATCGAGCTGTGGAAAGATGTACCTGAAGAAAAGTGGAACGACTGGATCTGGCAGCTGACAAATACGATCAGAACCCTTGAGGACTTGAAAAAAGTCATTAATCTCACTCCTGAGGAAGAAGCGGGAGTAAAGATTTCAACCAAAACAATCCCATTAAATATTACACCCTATTATGCTTCACTAATGAACCCCGACGATCCGCGCTGTCCGATCCGTATGCAGAGTGTCCCGATATCAAAGGAAATCGAAAAAACAAAATACGATCTTGAAGACCCTCTTTCCGAGGACGATGATTCACCGGTACCGGGACTGACTCACCGTTACCCCGACCGCGTTCTTTTTCTCGTTACAAATCAGTGTTCAATGTACTGCCGGTACTGTACACGCCGCCGTTTCTCAGGTCAGATTGGCATGGGGGTGCCAAAAAAACAGCTGGACGGCGCTATTAACTATATCGCCTCAAATCCTGCCATTCGTGACGTTCTGATCTCAGGTGGAGACGGACTCCTAATCAACGACCAGATCCTTGAGTACGTTCTTAAAAACCTTCGTGAGATCGATCACGTAGAGATCATCCGGATCGGCACCCGTGCGCCTGTTGTTTTCCCACAACGGATTACAGAAAACCTCTGTAATATCCTTAAGAAATATCACCCTGTCTGGCTCAATACGCACTTTAATACAAGTCTTGAGATTACGGAAGAATCAAAGAAAGCCTGTGAGATGCTTGCAGATTCAGGTGTACCCGTTGGTAACCAGGCTGTGATTCTCGCCGGTATTAATGACAGCGTCGGGATAATGAAAAAGCTAATGCACGATCTCGTTAAAATCCGTGTACGTCCGTACTACATTTATCAATGTGACCTGAGTGAGGGTATCGGTCATTTCCGTGCTCCGGTATCTAAAGGGCTCGAAATAATAGAAGGCCTCCGTGGTCATACTTCCGGTTATGCCGTTCCGGCATTTGTCGTTGACGCACCAGGGGGAGGCGGAAAAATTACGCTCCAGCCTAACTATCTTATTTCCCAGAGCCACGATAAAGTGGTACTGCGTAACTTTGAAGGTGTCATTACAACCTATCCGGAGCCGAAAAATTATAAGCCTGATACAGCTGAAGATTACTTCTATCAGCAATACGAGAAAAAAGAAGAAAAACGGATCGGCATTTCTGCCCTGATGAATGATGAACAGAGCACAATCGTACCGGAAGGGCTGGAAAGACTGAACCGCCGTAAATCCTATGAAGAACAAGGCGATCACCGCACCCTGAAGGATCAGCGTGAAAAGCGGGATCAGATGAAGGAACGGAAGTACCTTAAGGAACAGAAAAAATATGAAGACAACAGCGGAAAGCAAGAAGAAGCTTAA
- the ablB gene encoding putative beta-lysine N-acetyltransferase: protein MRGGVFIFKNQWEDDQKNDRLVAWLPDFTEEDLIKLRQDLDHHERGKRIVYIKESGHSGLLGLDFREEAVSSGFFSGDKAYIYTHYGKEERSKSKSEKENSEVLAKVKADRKKITAGERAPFPVSLAGDSDLLSLASLYRMVFPEYPTNIFEPEALKKSIESDYTFAVMKDGDEVIGAASAMDTGYGSAEITDCAVNPAYRGQAILNFIIQKLEEQCVRCGINHVFSMTRARSTGMNMTVKRLEYIYEGTLINNCVITSGFEDMNMWTKNLKK from the coding sequence ATTCGAGGAGGGGTTTTTATTTTTAAGAATCAGTGGGAAGACGATCAGAAGAATGACAGGCTTGTCGCCTGGCTGCCGGATTTTACAGAAGAAGATCTAATTAAACTCCGCCAGGACCTTGATCACCATGAGAGAGGCAAACGGATTGTGTACATAAAAGAGAGCGGACACAGCGGTCTTTTGGGACTCGATTTCAGGGAAGAGGCCGTTTCCTCAGGTTTTTTCTCAGGAGACAAAGCGTATATATACACCCACTACGGCAAGGAAGAACGCAGTAAATCGAAATCAGAAAAAGAAAACAGCGAGGTTCTCGCTAAAGTAAAGGCGGACAGAAAAAAGATTACAGCAGGAGAGCGTGCTCCTTTCCCGGTCAGCCTTGCAGGAGACAGTGATCTTCTTTCACTTGCATCCCTTTACCGCATGGTCTTTCCTGAATATCCAACCAATATTTTTGAGCCTGAGGCGCTGAAGAAATCAATAGAGAGTGATTATACGTTTGCTGTCATGAAGGACGGGGACGAAGTGATCGGCGCCGCATCTGCCATGGATACAGGGTATGGGAGTGCGGAAATTACCGACTGCGCCGTAAACCCGGCATACCGCGGACAGGCAATTCTTAACTTTATTATTCAGAAGCTTGAAGAACAATGCGTCCGATGCGGAATAAATCATGTTTTTTCCATGACAAGGGCGAGAAGCACGGGGATGAATATGACAGTCAAGCGTCTGGAATATATCTATGAAGGCACATTGATTAATAACTGTGTCATTACGAGCGGGTTTGAAGATATGAATATGTGGACTAAAAACTTAAAAAAGTAA
- the gabT gene encoding 4-aminobutyrate--2-oxoglutarate transaminase, translating into MKRNIHLQTSIPGPKSSELIERRNRNIPKGPFNTAMTFAEHASGAVITDVDGNRFIDFAGAIGSLNAGHCPPAVTQAVKEQLDHYIHPCFHVMMYEPYVALAEKLNEITPGDHHKKTFFLNSGAEAVENAVKLARKYTGRKAVVSFERGFHGRTYMAMSLTSKVKPYKYEFGPFAPETYKLPFPYYYRKPDGMTDQDLDDWCLQRIETFFLSDVSSDETAALIMEPVQGEGGFINPSREFVKGVKDICEKYGIVFIADEVQTGFGRTGEMFACDYFGVVPDLITMSKSMAAGFPISAVTGRAEIMDSAGAGEIGGTYGGSPLGCRAALEVIRMMETENIPKKAQLIGQKVQSRFYDWQERFEEVGDVRGIGAMTAIELVSDRALKTPDKVITQHIIQGCIENGLLIMGAGLFGNVLRILSPLVIEEEKLEEGLAIMENVMLQHCTYRKKE; encoded by the coding sequence ATGAAACGAAACATTCACCTGCAGACGAGTATTCCGGGACCAAAATCAAGTGAACTGATTGAAAGGCGTAACAGAAACATTCCGAAAGGCCCATTTAATACGGCCATGACCTTTGCCGAGCATGCTTCAGGAGCTGTAATAACCGATGTAGACGGCAACAGGTTTATTGATTTTGCCGGAGCCATCGGCTCACTCAATGCCGGCCATTGTCCACCGGCTGTAACACAAGCAGTAAAAGAACAGCTCGATCATTATATCCATCCTTGTTTTCATGTGATGATGTACGAACCGTACGTGGCCCTGGCAGAGAAACTTAACGAGATCACACCTGGTGATCATCATAAAAAAACGTTTTTTCTCAACAGCGGCGCCGAAGCCGTTGAAAATGCAGTTAAACTGGCAAGGAAGTACACAGGACGTAAGGCGGTCGTCTCTTTTGAGCGGGGGTTCCACGGCCGAACCTACATGGCCATGAGTTTGACGAGTAAAGTGAAGCCGTATAAATATGAATTTGGCCCTTTTGCGCCAGAAACCTATAAACTGCCGTTTCCCTATTACTACAGAAAACCTGATGGTATGACAGATCAAGACCTCGACGACTGGTGTCTCCAGCGAATTGAAACTTTCTTCCTGTCAGACGTCTCCAGCGATGAAACAGCTGCCCTCATAATGGAACCGGTCCAGGGTGAGGGAGGCTTTATAAATCCCAGCAGGGAATTTGTCAAAGGTGTGAAGGACATTTGTGAAAAATATGGAATAGTGTTTATAGCAGACGAAGTTCAAACCGGTTTCGGCAGAACCGGGGAAATGTTTGCCTGTGACTATTTTGGCGTGGTTCCTGACCTGATAACGATGTCGAAATCAATGGCTGCCGGCTTTCCAATCAGCGCAGTCACAGGCAGGGCAGAAATTATGGATTCAGCTGGGGCGGGAGAGATCGGCGGAACCTACGGTGGAAGTCCTCTCGGCTGCAGGGCTGCCCTTGAAGTGATCCGGATGATGGAAACCGAAAACATTCCGAAGAAGGCGCAGCTTATTGGACAGAAGGTGCAAAGCCGGTTTTATGACTGGCAGGAGCGCTTTGAAGAAGTGGGTGACGTCCGGGGTATCGGTGCAATGACAGCAATCGAACTTGTGAGCGACCGTGCGCTGAAAACACCTGATAAGGTAATTACCCAGCATATTATCCAAGGGTGTATTGAGAATGGGCTTCTCATAATGGGGGCTGGTCTGTTTGGGAATGTTCTGAGAATTCTATCTCCTCTTGTTATTGAAGAGGAAAAGCTTGAAGAAGGGCTGGCCATTATGGAGAACGTCATGCTTCAGCACTGCACATACCGGAAAAAGGAGTGA
- a CDS encoding sigma-54 interaction domain-containing protein, producing the protein MFAANLDTNDMLNAILHSIDEGIHAVDRNGMTVYYNRIAAEHDGLDVHDVLGKPLLSVFPSLSEETSTLLQVMARGEPIYNQPQTYRNMKGKLIDTVNTTLPLYSEGEIIGSLEIAKDLSRVKDLSLKLLDLQAKVDDRSAKAKKVTGNERLYTFDHIHSSSDEMKELIHKAEKVAHTSSPVFVYGETGTGKELLVQSIHNASQRRNQPFISQNCAAIPASLLESILFGTAKGSFTGAEEREGFFELAHGGTLFLDEVHTLPVELQAKLLRVLEDGIVRRVGSNQSYQTDVRIITASNENPEKLLSENRLRADLYYRLNVVSFRLPPLRERRSDILLLTEHFISMFNYKFNKLLAGISKETEAVLVSYDWPGNIRELKHAVEAAMNISDTDTIELNHLPSYISARKSQNHYCGMSLKDEVEKHERSLIERALKQTDGNVKKTARILNVPRQTLQYKISKYHLE; encoded by the coding sequence TTGTTTGCTGCCAATCTTGACACAAATGATATGCTTAACGCCATTCTCCACAGTATTGATGAAGGAATTCATGCTGTAGACCGCAATGGCATGACCGTTTACTATAACCGCATTGCAGCAGAGCACGATGGTCTCGATGTTCACGATGTGCTTGGCAAACCGCTTCTCAGCGTGTTCCCTTCTTTATCAGAAGAAACCAGTACGCTTCTTCAGGTTATGGCAAGGGGTGAACCCATCTACAATCAGCCTCAGACCTACCGTAATATGAAAGGAAAGCTGATTGACACAGTTAACACCACACTTCCTCTTTATTCTGAAGGAGAAATTATCGGTTCACTTGAAATTGCCAAAGATCTGAGCCGTGTGAAGGATCTTTCCCTGAAGCTTTTGGATTTACAGGCGAAAGTCGACGACCGTTCTGCGAAAGCAAAAAAAGTGACAGGTAACGAGCGACTTTATACATTTGATCATATTCATTCTTCGTCAGACGAGATGAAAGAACTGATTCATAAAGCTGAAAAAGTCGCCCATACATCTTCCCCCGTCTTTGTCTATGGAGAAACAGGAACAGGAAAAGAACTTCTCGTACAGTCCATTCACAATGCCTCTCAACGAAGGAATCAGCCGTTCATTTCGCAGAACTGTGCTGCAATCCCTGCCTCCCTTCTTGAAAGCATTTTGTTCGGTACTGCTAAAGGCAGCTTTACCGGTGCCGAGGAGCGGGAAGGTTTCTTTGAACTCGCCCATGGCGGTACTCTGTTTCTGGATGAAGTGCACACGCTTCCTGTCGAGCTTCAGGCTAAACTGTTAAGGGTACTGGAAGATGGTATTGTCCGGAGAGTCGGCTCCAATCAAAGCTATCAGACGGATGTGAGAATTATAACAGCATCGAATGAAAACCCGGAAAAGCTCCTTTCTGAAAACAGGCTGAGAGCAGACCTTTATTACAGGCTGAATGTCGTTTCATTTCGATTGCCGCCGCTTCGGGAGCGCCGCAGTGACATCCTGCTTTTGACCGAACACTTTATCTCAATGTTTAATTATAAATTCAACAAACTGCTCGCCGGTATCTCAAAGGAAACGGAAGCGGTTCTCGTTTCATACGACTGGCCCGGCAATATCCGGGAACTGAAACATGCTGTCGAAGCAGCTATGAATATATCCGACACAGATACGATTGAACTGAACCATCTGCCCTCATATATTTCAGCCCGAAAATCCCAGAACCATTATTGTGGTATGTCCCTGAAGGATGAAGTGGAAAAGCATGAGAGGTCTCTTATTGAACGGGCACTGAAACAGACGGACGGAAACGTAAAAAAAACGGCCCGGATTCTGAATGTTCCCAGACAAACACTTCAGTATAAAATAAGCAAGTACCACCTTGAATAG